A single region of the Vibrio cyclitrophicus genome encodes:
- the truD gene encoding tRNA pseudouridine(13) synthase TruD: MSDILSSLAYLNGKPTAKAKLKAKAEHFVVNEDLGFEFTGEGEHLMVRIRKTGENTSFVANELAKACGVKSKDVSWAGLKDRHAVTEQWLSVHLPKGEPDFSAFLAQYPSIEILATARHNKKLRPGDLIGNQFELTLSEVTDCDDVVKRLEKVAQVGVPNYFGAQRFGNEGNNLSEARRWGRENVRTRNQNKRSLYLSAARSWIYNLILSDRIEQDAFASALIGDIVVKDGAQLAVTADNIEAVNQDIANGSAFITVALAGDNALPTTDASQALEQQHLDAEPDLMALICGNRMRHDRREASLKPMGLAWEVNEDNVTLKFSLDAGCFATAIVRELVEEVHVERSYE, encoded by the coding sequence ATGTCAGATATTTTATCTTCATTGGCTTACCTAAACGGTAAACCAACTGCGAAAGCAAAACTAAAAGCAAAAGCCGAACACTTTGTCGTTAATGAAGACTTAGGTTTTGAGTTTACTGGTGAAGGCGAGCATCTAATGGTTCGTATTCGTAAAACTGGTGAAAATACGAGCTTCGTAGCAAATGAGCTGGCTAAAGCCTGCGGTGTTAAGTCGAAGGACGTGAGTTGGGCTGGTTTGAAAGACCGTCACGCGGTTACCGAGCAGTGGTTAAGCGTGCACTTACCAAAGGGTGAACCTGACTTTTCTGCTTTTCTCGCGCAATACCCAAGCATTGAGATCTTGGCGACAGCACGCCACAACAAAAAGTTACGTCCAGGCGATTTAATTGGCAACCAATTTGAGCTGACTTTGTCTGAAGTAACTGACTGTGATGATGTGGTAAAGCGTTTAGAAAAAGTCGCTCAAGTAGGCGTGCCAAATTACTTCGGAGCTCAGCGCTTTGGTAATGAAGGTAACAACTTATCTGAAGCTCGTCGTTGGGGTCGTGAAAACGTTCGTACGCGTAATCAGAATAAGCGCAGCTTGTATCTTTCTGCCGCTCGTTCTTGGATCTACAACTTAATTCTTTCTGACCGTATTGAGCAAGATGCGTTTGCGTCGGCATTGATTGGCGATATTGTCGTGAAAGACGGCGCTCAATTAGCAGTAACAGCGGATAACATCGAAGCGGTAAACCAAGACATCGCGAACGGCTCTGCGTTTATTACTGTTGCTTTAGCTGGAGATAATGCGTTACCGACGACGGATGCATCTCAAGCTTTAGAGCAGCAACACCTTGATGCTGAACCGGATCTAATGGCTCTGATCTGTGGCAACCGTATGCGCCATGATCGCCGTGAAGCTTCGTTGAAGCCGATGGGTTTAGCTTGGGAAGTGAACGAAGACAATGTCACGCTTAAGTTCTCTCTCGATGCGGGTTGTTTCGCAACCGCTATTGTTCGTGAATTGGTTGAAGAAGTTCACGTAGAGAGAAGCTACGAGTAA
- the ispD gene encoding 2-C-methyl-D-erythritol 4-phosphate cytidylyltransferase, with the protein MSNQLQSVIAVVPAAGVGSRMKADRPKQYLQIHGKTILEHTVEKLLSHPQVSKIVVAVSDDDPYYPELPLNLNPQVIRVSGGTERADSVLSALDYITQQQLSDWVMVHDAARPCIQLSDIDKLISGAMTHDVGAILAAPVRDTMKRGAQGQIEHTVDRVDLWHALTPQMFRSKPLRKVLSEALQQGVSITDEASAFEWKGLSPALIAGRSDNFKITQPEDLALAEFYLSQNKE; encoded by the coding sequence ATGTCGAACCAACTTCAAAGCGTTATTGCAGTGGTCCCCGCTGCGGGCGTCGGCAGCCGAATGAAGGCAGACCGTCCCAAGCAATATCTTCAAATTCACGGTAAAACGATTTTAGAGCACACGGTTGAGAAACTGTTGTCTCATCCGCAGGTGTCTAAAATCGTGGTAGCGGTCAGCGATGATGACCCTTATTACCCTGAATTACCGCTTAACCTTAATCCACAGGTGATCAGAGTGTCCGGCGGAACGGAACGAGCTGACTCGGTACTTTCTGCTCTGGATTATATTACCCAACAGCAACTCAGTGATTGGGTGATGGTGCATGATGCCGCTAGGCCTTGTATCCAATTGAGCGATATCGACAAACTGATCTCTGGGGCCATGACCCATGATGTGGGCGCAATTTTAGCAGCGCCGGTTCGCGATACAATGAAGCGTGGTGCTCAAGGACAAATTGAACACACGGTCGATCGCGTCGATCTTTGGCATGCGCTTACCCCTCAGATGTTTCGATCTAAGCCTTTACGGAAAGTCTTGAGTGAGGCCTTGCAACAAGGCGTTTCGATTACCGATGAGGCCTCTGCGTTTGAGTGGAAAGGTTTATCACCAGCATTGATTGCTGGGCGTTCAGATAATTTTAAGATTACTCAGCCTGAAGATTTGGCTTTGGCTGAGTTCTATTTAAGTCAGAATAAGGAATAA
- the ftsB gene encoding cell division protein FtsB, protein MRIFALVLLIVFGWLQHTLWLGKNGISDYYGVSNEIQVQQQVNEKLHLRNAEMFAEIDDLRQGLDAIEERARHELGMVKEGETFYRIIGEESH, encoded by the coding sequence ATGCGAATTTTTGCTTTAGTACTGCTCATAGTGTTTGGCTGGCTACAACACACACTGTGGCTCGGTAAAAATGGTATTTCTGATTACTACGGTGTGAGCAACGAAATCCAAGTTCAACAGCAAGTAAATGAAAAGCTTCATCTTCGCAATGCTGAGATGTTTGCAGAAATCGACGATCTACGCCAAGGCTTAGACGCGATAGAAGAGCGCGCTCGTCATGAACTTGGGATGGTGAAAGAAGGCGAAACGTTTTATCGTATTATTGGTGAGGAATCTCATTAA
- the ispF gene encoding 2-C-methyl-D-erythritol 2,4-cyclodiphosphate synthase, whose protein sequence is MIRIGHGFDVHKFGGEGPVIIGGVSIPYEQGLIAHSDGDVALHALCDALLGAIAAGDIGRHFPDTDDEWKGADSRELLKDVYRRVKEQGYVIGNADITIMAQAPKMAPHIDSMCQAIAQDLDTSIGNVNVKATTTERLGFTGRKEGIACEAVVLITKSA, encoded by the coding sequence ATGATTCGTATTGGCCATGGCTTTGATGTACACAAATTTGGTGGTGAAGGCCCGGTAATTATTGGTGGCGTTAGCATTCCTTACGAGCAAGGGCTTATCGCACACTCAGACGGTGATGTTGCCCTTCATGCGTTATGTGACGCTTTGCTGGGTGCGATTGCTGCGGGTGATATTGGTCGTCATTTCCCAGATACAGATGATGAGTGGAAAGGCGCAGATAGTCGTGAATTGCTTAAAGATGTGTACCGTCGAGTAAAAGAGCAAGGTTATGTGATTGGTAATGCGGATATTACTATCATGGCGCAAGCGCCTAAAATGGCTCCTCATATAGACTCTATGTGCCAAGCTATTGCACAAGATTTAGATACCAGCATTGGCAATGTGAATGTAAAAGCGACGACTACTGAGCGTTTAGGTTTTACAGGTCGCAAAGAGGGCATCGCATGTGAAGCGGTAGTCTTAATTACTAAAAGTGCGTAA
- a CDS encoding protein-L-isoaspartate(D-aspartate) O-methyltransferase, whose protein sequence is MSNPQAERLVTFLIENGIQDQKVLDAIYQLPRESFLSQAMYHQAYDNNALPIGQGQTISQPYIVAKMTELLELQQDSRVLEIGTGSGYQTAVLAQLVDHVYSVERIKSLQWDAKRRLKQLDFYNISTKHGDGWQGWSSKAPFDAIIVTAAAESIPQALLQQLKDGGRLLIPVGDDEQQLLKIVRHGDEFLSSVIEMVRFVPLVPGELA, encoded by the coding sequence GTGAGTAATCCACAAGCAGAGCGCTTAGTTACTTTTCTGATTGAAAATGGCATTCAAGATCAGAAAGTGCTTGATGCGATTTACCAATTGCCAAGAGAGAGTTTTTTGTCGCAGGCGATGTATCATCAAGCTTATGATAATAATGCGCTGCCTATCGGACAAGGGCAGACGATCTCTCAGCCGTACATCGTTGCTAAAATGACAGAGTTACTTGAGCTACAACAAGATAGCCGCGTTTTGGAAATTGGCACGGGTTCTGGTTATCAAACCGCTGTATTAGCTCAACTTGTTGACCATGTGTATTCGGTTGAACGAATAAAGTCTCTACAATGGGATGCTAAACGTAGGTTGAAGCAACTCGATTTCTACAATATTTCAACCAAACATGGTGATGGTTGGCAAGGGTGGTCTTCAAAAGCCCCTTTTGATGCGATTATTGTCACCGCAGCTGCAGAGTCGATTCCTCAAGCGCTTCTGCAACAACTAAAAGATGGCGGCCGTTTACTGATTCCAGTCGGTGATGACGAACAGCAACTATTGAAGATCGTTCGACACGGCGATGAGTTTTTATCGAGTGTTATCGAGATGGTGAGATTTGTACCTCTTGTTCCTGGTGAACTAGCTTAA
- the eno gene encoding phosphopyruvate hydratase, with protein sequence MSKIVKVLGREIIDSRGNPTVEAEVHLEGGFVGMAAAPSGASTGSREALELRDGDKSRFLGKGVLKAIEAVNGPIAEALVGSDAKAQADVDQIMLDLDGTDNKSKFGANAILAVSLANAKAAAAAKGMPLYEHIAELNGTAGQFSMPLPMMNIINGGEHADNNVDIQEFMIQPVGAKTLKEGLRIGAEVFHNLAKVLKSKGYSTAVGDEGGFAPNLKSNAEALEVIAEAVAAAGYELGKDVTLAMDCAASEFFDKEAGIYNMKGEGKTFTSEEFNHYLAELANNFPIVSIEDGLDESDWDGFKHQTELLGDKLQIVGDDLFVTNTKILAEGIEKGVANSILIKFNQIGSLTETLAAIKMAKDAGYTAVISHRSGETEDATIADLAVGTAAGQIKTGSMSRSDRVAKYNQLIRIEEALGSKAPYNGLKEVKGQ encoded by the coding sequence ATGTCTAAGATCGTTAAAGTTCTAGGTCGTGAAATCATCGATTCACGTGGTAACCCAACTGTAGAAGCTGAAGTACACCTAGAAGGCGGTTTCGTAGGTATGGCTGCTGCTCCATCTGGCGCATCTACTGGTTCTCGCGAAGCTCTTGAGCTACGTGACGGCGACAAATCACGTTTCCTAGGTAAAGGTGTTCTTAAAGCTATTGAAGCTGTAAACGGCCCAATCGCTGAAGCTCTAGTTGGTTCTGACGCTAAAGCACAAGCTGACGTTGACCAAATCATGCTTGACCTAGACGGTACTGATAACAAGTCTAAGTTCGGCGCGAACGCTATCCTAGCTGTATCTCTAGCTAACGCAAAAGCTGCTGCTGCTGCGAAAGGCATGCCTCTATACGAGCACATCGCTGAGCTAAACGGTACTGCTGGTCAGTTCTCTATGCCTCTACCAATGATGAACATCATCAACGGTGGTGAGCACGCAGATAACAACGTTGACATCCAAGAGTTCATGATCCAACCAGTTGGCGCTAAAACTCTTAAAGAAGGTCTACGTATCGGCGCTGAAGTATTCCACAACCTAGCTAAAGTTCTTAAGTCTAAAGGCTACAGCACTGCAGTTGGTGATGAAGGTGGTTTCGCTCCTAACCTTAAGTCTAACGCTGAAGCTCTAGAAGTTATCGCAGAAGCTGTTGCAGCTGCTGGTTACGAACTAGGTAAAGACGTTACTCTTGCTATGGACTGTGCAGCATCTGAGTTCTTCGACAAAGAAGCTGGCATCTACAACATGAAGGGCGAAGGTAAAACTTTCACTTCTGAAGAGTTCAACCACTACCTAGCTGAGCTAGCGAACAACTTCCCAATCGTTTCTATCGAAGACGGTCTTGACGAGTCAGATTGGGATGGCTTCAAGCACCAAACTGAACTTCTAGGCGACAAGCTTCAAATCGTTGGTGACGATCTGTTCGTTACAAACACTAAGATTCTTGCTGAAGGTATCGAGAAAGGCGTAGCTAACTCTATCCTTATCAAGTTCAACCAAATCGGTTCTCTAACAGAGACTCTAGCTGCTATCAAGATGGCTAAAGACGCTGGCTACACTGCAGTAATCTCTCACCGTTCTGGCGAAACTGAAGATGCAACTATCGCTGATCTAGCGGTAGGTACAGCTGCAGGTCAAATCAAAACTGGTTCTATGAGCCGTTCTGACCGTGTTGCTAAGTACAACCAACTTATCCGTATCGAAGAAGCTCTAGGTTCTAAAGCTCCTTACAACGGTCTTAAAGAAGTTAAAGGTCAATAA
- the mutS gene encoding DNA mismatch repair protein MutS: protein MKADQKHTPMMQQYLKLKAENPEILLFYRMGDFYELFYDDAKKASQLLDISLTKRGSSNGEPIPMAGVPYHAVEGYLAKLVQLGESVAICEQIGNPATSKGPVDRAVVRIVTPGTVTDEALLSERVDNLIASIYHHNGKFGYATLDITSGRFQLCEPETEEAMAAELQRTSPRELLFPEDFEPVNLMASRNGNRRRPVWEFELDTAKQQLNQQFGTRDLVGFGVESAKLGLCAAGCLIQYVKDTQRTALPHIRSLTMDKQDHSVILDAATRRNLEITQNLSGGTDNTLAEVLDHTATAMGSRMLKRWLHQPMRNISALDQRLDAIGEMKDLALFTELQPTLKQIGDIERILARLALRSARPRDMARLRQAMEYLPELAETLTQLKHPYLTQLAQYASPVGEVSELLERAIKENPPVVIRDGGVIAEGYNAELDEWRDLAAGATEFLDKLEQEERERHGIDTLKVGYNNVHGFFIQVSRGQSHLVPPHYVRRQTLKNAERYIIPELKEHEDKVLSSKSKALAIEKKLWDELFDLLLPYLERLQNIASSISQLDVLQNLAERADTLDYCRPTMTESAGVQIQAGRHPVVEQVMDEPFIANPIDLNDQRKMLIITGPNMGGKSTYMRQTALIALMAHIGCYVPAESATIGSIDRIFTRIGASDDLASGRSTFMVEMTETANILHNATPNSLVLMDEIGRGTSTYDGLSLAWASAEWLANQINAMTLFATHYFELTELPNQLPTLANVHLDAVEHGDSIAFMHAVQEGAASKSYGLAVAGLAGVPKAVIKNARAKLTQLEALSIESPASKPSGVDIANQLSLIPEPSEVEQALANVDPDDLTPRQALQELYRLKKLL, encoded by the coding sequence GTGAAAGCCGATCAAAAACATACTCCCATGATGCAGCAGTACCTAAAATTAAAAGCAGAAAATCCAGAAATTTTGCTGTTCTATCGCATGGGAGATTTCTACGAGCTTTTCTACGATGACGCTAAAAAAGCCTCTCAACTCCTCGATATTTCGCTAACCAAGCGTGGCTCTTCAAACGGTGAGCCGATTCCTATGGCTGGCGTCCCATACCACGCCGTTGAAGGTTACCTGGCGAAGTTAGTGCAGTTGGGCGAGTCCGTAGCAATTTGTGAGCAGATTGGTAATCCAGCAACTTCAAAGGGCCCGGTTGATCGCGCTGTCGTAAGAATTGTGACACCGGGAACTGTAACGGATGAAGCACTGCTTTCTGAGCGTGTTGATAACCTAATTGCCTCCATTTACCACCATAATGGTAAATTTGGCTACGCAACGCTTGATATTACTTCTGGCCGATTCCAGCTATGTGAGCCGGAAACTGAAGAAGCGATGGCGGCTGAGTTACAAAGAACGTCACCACGTGAGCTGTTATTCCCTGAAGATTTCGAACCCGTAAATTTGATGGCAAGTCGTAATGGCAATCGCCGTCGTCCAGTATGGGAATTTGAATTAGATACAGCGAAGCAACAACTCAATCAACAATTTGGTACTCGCGATCTCGTTGGCTTTGGCGTTGAAAGTGCAAAACTTGGTTTATGCGCTGCGGGTTGTTTGATTCAATATGTAAAAGACACGCAACGTACTGCTCTTCCACACATCCGTTCACTCACAATGGATAAGCAAGATCATTCGGTGATCCTTGATGCGGCTACTCGCCGTAATTTGGAGATCACCCAAAATCTCAGTGGCGGCACAGACAACACCCTAGCCGAAGTACTTGATCACACTGCGACTGCTATGGGTAGCCGTATGCTTAAGCGTTGGTTACATCAACCCATGCGTAACATTTCGGCTCTTGATCAACGCCTAGATGCGATTGGTGAAATGAAAGATTTAGCTCTATTCACAGAGCTGCAACCAACCTTAAAACAGATTGGTGATATCGAACGTATTCTTGCTCGATTAGCACTTCGCTCTGCTCGTCCTCGCGATATGGCACGACTTCGCCAAGCAATGGAATACTTGCCGGAGCTTGCAGAAACGCTGACGCAACTTAAGCACCCGTACCTGACTCAGCTTGCTCAGTATGCATCTCCTGTGGGTGAAGTATCAGAGCTGCTTGAGCGTGCTATCAAAGAAAACCCACCGGTGGTGATCCGCGATGGTGGTGTGATTGCAGAAGGCTACAATGCCGAGTTAGACGAATGGCGCGACCTTGCAGCTGGTGCAACCGAATTTCTTGATAAACTTGAGCAAGAAGAGCGCGAACGTCATGGCATCGACACGCTTAAAGTTGGCTACAACAACGTACACGGTTTCTTCATTCAAGTAAGCCGCGGACAAAGCCATCTTGTGCCACCACACTATGTTCGTCGTCAAACGCTGAAAAATGCAGAACGCTACATTATTCCTGAGCTAAAAGAGCACGAAGACAAAGTTCTCAGCTCTAAATCGAAAGCCCTAGCTATCGAGAAAAAGTTGTGGGATGAGTTGTTTGATTTGTTACTGCCTTATCTAGAGCGACTACAAAACATCGCTTCTTCAATATCTCAGCTGGATGTTCTACAAAACTTAGCTGAACGTGCAGACACCCTTGATTACTGTCGTCCAACTATGACAGAGTCTGCTGGTGTTCAAATTCAGGCGGGCCGTCACCCCGTTGTTGAACAAGTAATGGACGAACCGTTTATTGCGAACCCTATCGACCTCAATGATCAACGTAAGATGCTGATCATCACAGGTCCAAACATGGGTGGTAAGTCGACCTACATGCGTCAAACAGCCCTTATTGCGCTGATGGCTCATATCGGTTGTTATGTTCCAGCAGAAAGCGCGACGATTGGTTCTATCGACCGTATCTTTACTCGTATTGGCGCATCCGATGATTTGGCTTCGGGTCGTTCAACCTTCATGGTTGAGATGACCGAAACCGCGAATATTCTGCACAACGCAACACCAAATAGCCTTGTGTTAATGGATGAAATCGGTCGTGGTACCAGTACTTACGATGGTCTATCTCTGGCTTGGGCAAGTGCTGAATGGCTCGCCAATCAAATCAATGCGATGACGCTATTTGCAACGCACTACTTTGAGCTAACTGAACTGCCGAACCAACTGCCAACATTGGCAAATGTGCACTTGGACGCGGTTGAACACGGCGACAGCATTGCCTTTATGCACGCAGTTCAAGAAGGTGCAGCAAGTAAATCTTACGGCCTTGCGGTTGCTGGATTGGCTGGCGTACCTAAAGCGGTGATCAAAAACGCACGTGCGAAGCTGACTCAACTAGAAGCGTTAAGTATTGAGTCTCCGGCATCAAAGCCAAGTGGTGTCGATATCGCGAACCAACTTAGCCTGATCCCAGAGCCGAGTGAAGTAGAGCAGGCACTGGCAAATGTTGATCCTGATGATCTAACCCCTCGCCAAGCATTACAAGAACTTTATCGCTTGAAGAAGCTGCTTTAG
- the surE gene encoding 5'/3'-nucleotidase SurE, with the protein MKILLSNDDGVHAQGIHELANELRDLAEIIIVAPDRNRSGASNSLTLEQPLRVQKIAENTYSVQGTPTDCVHFALNELLKNDMPDLVLTGINHGANLGDDVLYSGTVAAAMEGHFLGVQSVAFSLVGKKHFKTAATIARRIVEQHLANPIPTNRLLNINVPDLALEQLSGTQVTRLGARHHAEDMIKQKDPRGHDIYWLGPPGKEQDAGEGTDFYAIEHGFVSVTPLQVDLTAHESLGAMATWLGEK; encoded by the coding sequence ATGAAGATTTTACTCAGCAACGATGATGGTGTGCACGCTCAAGGTATTCATGAGCTAGCCAATGAATTACGTGATCTTGCTGAAATTATCATTGTTGCACCTGACCGTAATCGCTCGGGCGCTTCAAATTCATTAACTTTAGAACAGCCTTTACGTGTTCAAAAAATTGCCGAAAATACCTATTCGGTACAAGGAACACCGACCGACTGTGTACATTTTGCGTTAAATGAACTGCTTAAAAATGATATGCCCGATCTGGTTTTAACGGGCATTAATCACGGTGCTAACCTTGGTGACGATGTGCTTTATTCGGGCACAGTCGCAGCCGCAATGGAAGGGCACTTTTTAGGTGTTCAGTCAGTGGCGTTTTCTCTGGTTGGGAAAAAACATTTTAAGACAGCGGCGACTATAGCTCGTCGTATTGTCGAACAACATTTAGCAAATCCAATCCCGACCAATCGCTTATTAAACATTAATGTTCCTGACTTAGCATTGGAGCAACTGTCTGGTACTCAAGTGACGCGCTTAGGGGCTCGTCATCATGCTGAAGACATGATTAAGCAGAAAGATCCTCGTGGGCATGACATCTATTGGCTTGGTCCTCCGGGAAAAGAACAAGATGCTGGCGAAGGTACGGACTTTTATGCGATAGAGCATGGTTTTGTATCGGTAACACCACTACAGGTTGATTTAACGGCGCATGAGTCGTTGGGTGCGATGGCGACATGGTTAGGAGAGAAGTAA
- the rpoS gene encoding RNA polymerase sigma factor RpoS: MSISNAVTKEEFDLNQATTEPEALGKAKRTVKKKAETKEETEVTSKSLDATQLYLGEIGFSPLLTAEEEVLYARRALRGDEAARKRMIESNLRLVVKISRRYSNRGLALLDLIEEGNLGLIRAVEKFDPERGFRFSTYATWWIRQTIERALMNQTRTIRLPIHVVKELNIYLRTARELSQKLDHEPTAEEIASKLDKPVGDVSKMLRLNERVSSVDTPIGGDGEKALLDIIPDINNSDPEVSTQDSDIKNSLIFWLDELNPKQKEVLARRFGLLGYEPSTLEEVGREISLTRERVRQIQVEGLRRLREILIKQGLNMENLFNVEND, translated from the coding sequence ATGAGTATAAGCAATGCAGTAACCAAAGAAGAGTTCGATCTTAACCAAGCAACCACGGAACCGGAAGCTCTTGGAAAAGCAAAACGAACAGTCAAAAAGAAAGCCGAAACGAAAGAAGAGACTGAAGTTACATCTAAAAGTTTAGATGCTACTCAACTCTATCTAGGCGAAATCGGTTTCTCACCACTATTAACCGCTGAAGAAGAAGTGCTTTATGCACGTCGTGCTCTACGCGGTGATGAAGCAGCACGCAAACGCATGATTGAAAGTAACCTGCGTTTGGTGGTGAAAATTTCTCGTCGTTATAGCAACCGTGGCCTTGCACTTCTCGATCTTATTGAAGAAGGCAACCTAGGTTTGATTCGCGCGGTAGAGAAGTTTGACCCAGAGCGTGGCTTCCGCTTCTCAACCTACGCGACATGGTGGATTCGTCAAACCATTGAACGTGCGTTAATGAATCAGACTCGCACTATCCGTTTGCCAATTCATGTTGTGAAAGAGCTGAATATCTACCTACGTACTGCACGAGAGCTATCACAAAAACTTGACCACGAACCAACGGCGGAAGAAATCGCTTCTAAGCTAGATAAACCAGTTGGTGATGTGAGTAAGATGCTTCGTCTAAACGAAAGAGTGAGCTCCGTTGATACGCCGATTGGTGGTGATGGTGAGAAAGCGCTACTGGATATTATTCCGGACATCAACAACTCAGATCCTGAAGTTTCAACTCAAGATAGCGATATCAAGAATTCACTGATTTTCTGGCTTGATGAGCTGAATCCGAAGCAGAAAGAGGTGCTTGCGCGTCGCTTTGGACTACTTGGCTATGAACCGTCAACATTAGAAGAAGTAGGCCGTGAAATCAGCCTGACTCGTGAACGTGTTCGTCAAATCCAAGTTGAAGGTCTTCGTCGTCTACGTGAGATTCTAATCAAGCAAGGCTTGAATATGGAAAATCTGTTCAACGTTGAAAACGACTAA
- the nlpD gene encoding murein hydrolase activator NlpD, whose protein sequence is MRSKLLKVSTLLLSCALVGCAANSPAPVSSLNKKYSSIDRGSYRGSYYEVKKGDTLYFIAYVTNKDVNDLVSYNKLSAPYTIHPGQKLKLWRPSYNAPAYGKSTVAAAAVAAPVAASTTSSAASKPKTTPEPSKNSKPAPVQTTTKVVKKDPPKKVEQSKSKEYVGSKGKQNVTPSTKPTSDKVSKWLWPTKGRVIKNFSVGEQGNKGIDIAGQRGQPIVSTAGGTVVYSGNALRGYGNLVIVKHNDNYLSAYAHNDRLLVSEGQSVKPGQKIATMGSSGASSVMLHFEIRYQGKSVNPKRYLP, encoded by the coding sequence ATGCGTTCGAAGTTGTTAAAAGTAAGTACTTTGCTGCTTAGCTGTGCCCTTGTTGGGTGTGCAGCGAATTCGCCTGCGCCAGTTTCAAGTTTAAATAAAAAATACTCCTCGATTGATCGTGGCAGCTATCGCGGTAGTTACTACGAAGTGAAAAAAGGCGACACCCTTTATTTCATCGCTTATGTGACCAATAAAGACGTGAATGACCTAGTCAGCTACAACAAGTTGTCTGCCCCATATACGATCCACCCAGGGCAGAAGCTTAAGTTGTGGCGTCCTAGCTATAATGCGCCAGCGTATGGTAAATCAACAGTAGCGGCAGCAGCAGTTGCTGCGCCTGTCGCGGCATCCACAACGTCATCTGCAGCAAGTAAACCTAAAACGACACCTGAACCGAGCAAAAACTCTAAACCTGCCCCAGTTCAAACTACCACCAAAGTGGTGAAAAAAGATCCACCAAAGAAGGTTGAACAATCCAAATCAAAGGAGTATGTTGGGTCTAAAGGTAAACAGAATGTTACACCGTCCACCAAACCAACAAGTGATAAAGTATCCAAATGGTTATGGCCAACTAAAGGGAGAGTAATCAAGAATTTCTCTGTAGGCGAACAAGGAAATAAAGGCATAGACATAGCAGGACAGCGAGGTCAGCCAATAGTATCTACTGCAGGGGGAACGGTTGTTTATTCGGGTAATGCATTACGAGGCTACGGCAATCTAGTGATTGTGAAGCATAATGATAATTACTTAAGTGCATACGCGCATAACGACCGACTATTAGTATCTGAAGGGCAAAGTGTGAAACCAGGGCAGAAAATTGCAACAATGGGAAGCTCTGGAGCCAGCAGTGTTATGCTGCACTTTGAGATTCGTTACCAAGGTAAATCAGTTAATCCAAAACGATATTTACCTTAA